A window of Macrobrachium rosenbergii isolate ZJJX-2024 chromosome 15, ASM4041242v1, whole genome shotgun sequence contains these coding sequences:
- the LOC136846383 gene encoding E3 ubiquitin-protein ligase TRIM13-like: MRVHQVSKKNTSSPLKCKICCNVFSEDHCPRILPCSHLFCGPCIDGLISTQKKQCPSCKKEFKANSAEDFTIIRELLGSEKQLSSVPAVSKTKSTRPKKPFHKVIQDFRENVIEIGIAIFEETEVEVNDRIESNNKVRKGLEEFIQTLEEIKLSSKETGGNIGRDNKLLMDKLDIVKGMVRRMKDSEDKLEAATDFASAAIPMGEAEKGLHDIDETANEIKQLLQENKDNMKQDTLKMKINLKNAMEDIERMTEEEEQQQEETDQEEEEEGQEKERDSVVNIAVADHRSPHGHLRGNAQREIIAVMTFQGIQR; encoded by the exons acatCCAGTCCCCTGAAGTGTAAGATTTGCTGTAATGTGTTCAGTGAAGACCACTGCCCGAGGATCCTCCCTTGTTCCCACTTGTTCTGTGGCCCTTGCATTGATGGGCTCATCTCAACCCAAAAGAAGCAATGTCCTTCTTGCAAGAAGGAATTCAAAGccaattcagctgaagatttcacgATTATCAGAGAACTCCTTGGTTCTGAAAAGCAACTTTCATCCGTGCCCGCAGTATCAAAGACTAAATCCACAAGACCAAAGAAACCCTTCCATAAGGTTATTCAGGATTTCAGGGAAAATGTTATCGAAATAGGCATTGCTATTTTCGAGGAAACAGAAGTTGAGGTTAATGACCGCATTGAAAGCAACAATAAGGTGAGAAAAGGTCTTGAAGAATTTATTCAAACGCTGGAAGAGATAAAGCTTTCCAGTAAAGAGACTGGGGGCAATATTGGCCGAGATAACAAATTGCTGATGGATAAGTTGGATATTGTTAAAGGAATGGTACGACGAATGAAAGACTCTGAAGACAAATTGGAAGCAGCAACTGACTTTGCTTCTGCTGCAATTCCCATGGGCGAGGCCGAAAAGGGTCTTCATGATATTGATGAGACAGCCAATGAAATTAAGCAGCTTCTTCAAGAGAATAAAGACAACATGAAGCAG GACACtctcaagatgaaaataaatttgaaaaatgccATGGAAGATATAGAAAGAATGACtgaggaagaagaacaacaacaagaggAAACAgatcaagaagaagaggaagaaggacaagaaaaggaaagagactcTGTTGTGAACATTGCA GTGGCAGACCATCGAAGTCCTCATGGTCACTTGAGAGGGAATGCCCAAAGAGAGATCATTGCTGTGATGACCTTCCAAGGGATACAGAGGTAG